AATTAGAGAAATTTTTCCAGAAAATCTCTCACGCTCAGATTGTTGTCAGTTTTCACAAAGGTAATTATAACGTGGAAACTACAGCCAACGCTAACGGAGTTATTTTACGCGCGGAAGACAACGCGCAAGACCCACGCAGGGCTTTCGACCAAGCGCTCAAAAATCTCGAACGTCAAATTAAACGTCACAACGAGTACCTTAAAGATAAAAGTCAATTTCACAGCGAAGCGGATTTTTCTTTTAGCATCGAGAGCGGCATCGAGAGCATTGTGGATCTGAAGGGGAATGAGGAACGGTCCTCCTACGATCTGACGGTCGAGAAAATCAAGAAGATCAAGAAAATCGCTTTGTACCCCATGGACCCGAAGGAAGCCGTCATGCAGATGGAGCTGGTGGGACACAGTTTTTTTATGTTTCTGAATGGGGAAACA
The Synergistaceae bacterium genome window above contains:
- the raiA gene encoding ribosome-associated translation inhibitor RaiA, whose amino-acid sequence is MEVRFVTRGTEIDAGLKEYMEGKVSKLEKFFQKISHAQIVVSFHKGNYNVETTANANGVILRAEDNAQDPRRAFDQALKNLERQIKRHNEYLKDKSQFHSEADFSFSIESGIESIVDLKGNEERSSYDLTVEKIKKIKKIALYPMDPKEAVMQMELVGHSFFMFLNGETGDVNVVYKRKDGNYGQLEPVK